The Chlorocebus sabaeus isolate Y175 chromosome 11, mChlSab1.0.hap1, whole genome shotgun sequence genomic interval GATTAGTCAATTATTAGTTAGTTATCAACATAACAACaatatgaaagggaaaaaaactgtCCATCTCCACAAGGACTTGAACCATAAAATAATAAGACCAGTTCACCAATAAACCAATCTGATTTTATAGATACGTGTGGTAGGAGAGTTTGTTCATGCACATGTTGATGGGAATTATGGTTTAcacattttatgaaatttaaGCCTGGAAAGATCAACCTTTTAGATGCCTCCTTGAGTCTACACAAGTATTCCTGCAAGACAGAGAATTGAAGCTATACCAAATCTCTGGATAGTTAAAAATGAACACAGTCATCCAATAAAAAGTATGTATCATTTACCCCCATGAATGGAGCTATGTATCGGCATTGACAGAAGTATATGTATTGtgttagttttttaagaaataatctgGAGAATTTATCATCCCCTCTGAGAGCTTTCTGCACAATTTAATTAAGGACCCTATAGTGTGCTGTAGGATGATAAAGCTTTTCCCCCAAAAAACAGGTGAATACTTAAACTAATTcgaagagagaagaaagcttcCTGAAAGGTCATTTAATTGACTTTTGCTTTCCAGGTGTCAAATCAGACACTGAGCTTGCTCTTCACGGTTCTGCAAGATGTCCCAGTAAGAGATCTGAAACCAGCCATAGTGAAAGTCTATGATTACTACGAGACGGGTGAGTGACAGTGATTTTCACATAGAAATATTTAATTCCTGATCACAGAAATTCAGATTTGGGAGATGTGTTGGGGCTATTTATTACATTAAGTAATTACATTCGCACTTCATTTTGTCTCCATCGAGTCTGATGCTCCTCTTTTTGTCTCTTATACACACATTGTAGAAACAACctacattataaatatatcaaCTACTAATACGAAACACCTGTGGGATATTCAGTTCCCTTTTCATCAGATAAATAGACTGTATGACTATGAGATTTAAGTAAGCGGAACATCTGAAGAGTCCTTCAGGAGTTtgggataaaagaaaatataaaacactgtaCTTGAAAGGAGAATATAAGGTAGCAAGCAATGCATCAAATGAGTGATGCTAACGTTTTTGGTACAACAATACTGTTCTTCCCACAACAAACTCCTTCCTTGGCCTGTATGCCACAGATGTTTGCTTTCTTCCTCACTTCATGTAAtgatttctggttttttgttggtttttttctttcccagatgAGTTTGCAATTGCTGAATACAATGCTCCTTGCAGCAAAGGTAAGTCACTCACACTCCTTCAAAAGGCAGTCAGAGCTCCTGCAGCTTGTCCTCCAAACCTTCTCCTTCATAAAACCCTgggtaaatatttgtcaaaaacaTCAGCTTACTCACCCTGCACATTATTATAGAAAAACACATTTACTGGAGAGGGCCACTGACTCTTGTCAATCCTCAGACAGTCCATAGGATTGCTTATGGGTAAAGATTTGTAATAGATTTGGGTTCCCACTGTACTGATTAGGTTTCTTTGGGCACTATGCCCCTCAGAACTAAGGGAAAGAATACTCTCTGCTCATGGAGACCCAAgtctgtcttaatttttttttctttccaatatcaCAGATCTTGGAAATGCTTGAAGACCACAAGGCTGAAAACTGCTTTGCTGGAGTCCTGTTTTCAGAGCTCCACAGAAGACAtatgtttttgtatctttaaagacttgatgaataaacattttttctggTCAATGTCTTTGCCTGTTTCctgttcattcaataaatatctttttacatTTCCATATGATTCCCAATAGAACACTGAGATAAAACTTAAAGGAATCAAGTGCTGAGGGACTTcagcataccaaaaaaaaaaaaaacaaaacaaagatgcagTGATGTTGGTATGAGTAGGCTTCATGTAAGGactgtggggaaaaaagaaagaattgggtTATATACTAGGAAGGTGGTTATGGAAATACCCTATGAAAAACCCGAAGAGTGAATTTTTATGAGAAAACAAGACTGGCTTCACCAGAAAAGACTCTTTACATTAAAATGAAGTAGAATGGAATACAACATTGAACAGGTCATAATGGGAGGCAGGATAATTGGGACCTGACCTGAATTGGGAGTTGTGTGTCCTATGTTACCCCAAAATCTGCCACTGATGAGAGTCATCAGTCAGTTAACCTGGGGTCTCAGATTCAATAACAGATGAGCTGAAAATAATGAAGGGAGGGTTCATGCAGAAGCAAGTTTTCTCAGAAGGAGGAATGTGTATGACTCAAAGTCCAAATAGGAGTATTATATTGGAGCATCTTTCTTCTGGAACTTTGAGCCAGGACGAAAGAATAGCTGTAAAGTCAAGGAGATATTCTGATGCAGAAATCAGTTCTCACAACATCTGATTGAGGTCTGATGTCTCACAACATTTCTttagtctattttaaaaatatataattttctttgcaGTAAGTATTGCAACATATATTTCCATTCTATGGAAGGAGAAGCAAAAGCTTCAGGAGTTTTTGAAGAAGTTGGAAAGATTAAAGCGGGAGGATTGAGCCAAGAGAGTCTGAGGACAATGCTAGGAGTCCTACTCTTCATTTGGCACAAAAATGACAATGTTCAGTTAGGCAGAAGGTGAGTATGGATTGTATAAACTAAGAACTGGAAAGGACTTtgaagttcaagcaatccttagctctgtctccaggctaagcaaaataagaaataaaagctatCACTTTTGTGTGGTGCTTATTCTGTAAGCACCACCCAGATATTAACATATCAGCATCATGGGATCCTTGAGGTGTCACTTTCCTGGCCAGTTTGGtggcacctttgcctgagtttttcTCTGGGCCCACTGGGCTACTTCTGCCCACTTGCACTTGCTGGCAACCTGGGTCCCGGATCCAggagagactgagacaggggTGCAGCGGAGAGGGGCGTGCTAGGGGTGTGTGAGCAAGCGTGGCCACCGTGCAGTCACGCACACCAGCTGCTGCCTGGGTTGGGCAGCTCCAAGCACCAGCACCGGCTCTCTGTGAGGAGGCTGGACCAGGCACACAACAAACAGCTTCCCCCTGGACCAGGTGCACCACAAGCAGCTTCCCACAGTGGCACTGGGGAATGCAGTGACATCAACCAGGGCCCCAAGGAGAGAGTCACAGCCCGGGCTCAAGGAGTTCCCAGGTCTGGGCAATCCAGAGGGCCGCAGCTCTTCTCTCGCTGTGGGGAGCAAGGGGCACGTtgcagccctgtttgtgttacggCTGTTTTAGCCTTGCTGTGCGGCTCCTCAAGCAGACAAGTGGAGAATGAGACAGATGAAGAGGAGCATTATTCAGCAATGGAACAGAAGGATGAGGAAGACgaagaggaaggagaactgcagttagtagctcctttccacagccaGGGTGTCCCAACGAATGTTCAGCTTCTATCAGAAAGGAGACCCTAGAGTGAACGGCTCCTCTGCAAACAGGTCTTCCCATTGAGTGTTCAGCTTTCAGTAGAGAGGAGGTCCTAGAACGGGTAGTTTCTCTCCACAGGCACCTCATCCGTTGTCTGCCCATCCTCTCTTCCAATCTAACTGAGTCCACGTGATTTTATgagcctcagaggggaggaaatgCGTGccgattggtccatgggcagccacgGGTGGGCCCAGGGAACAGCACCCCAAGTTCCCTCTCTGGTCTGCAGGCTTCAGGCCCTCCCcggcttgagggtggggcttcactggggacccaccccCTTCCACCCAGGAACCTGCCTCCTGCTCCCAGGCTATTCATGCCAAGGGGCGCCTGTAAACCAGTGCCCAGCTATCTTCAGCCCCCTCTCGGCCTCCCTCCCATGCCTGTTGTTGCCCAAGTTCCAGAGGGGGCGGAGACGGCAGGGGGCTGGCGTGTCAGTGCTGTCCTGAGCGTGTGCACACCCAGCGAGGCTGTGACAGTACGCAGGCTCGGCCGGATCTTGCCTGAAGTCAGAGCGGGTGCTAACAGTGGAGAGAAGCCAGGCAGCGGGAGCAGGCACCCTCGAGCCCGCAGTGGGCAGGGGCTTTGCTGGGCCTCCGAGAGCACAGAAATGTCCACAGCCGCGGCAGGGTGCCTGCAGCTGCACCCAGGGAGTTCCTGCTCCACCAGTTGGGAAGGGGCGGGGCTCCTGCTTGTCCCTGGCTCACCTGCTTCTGAGAGGGCAGCTCCGGTGGCGCCTCCTTGCAGCCTGGGGTGATGGGCGGGAGCGGGGCGGGGAGGAGAGGGGCGTTCCAGGTCCTCCTTGGGCCCAGGTCGGCGTCCGGAGCAGGGGTGACGTTGCTGCAAGTTCTTCCAGTGGTCCCAGGGCTCAGGGGCAGCCCAGGACTCTCCCTTGCCCGGCTCACGGCCCTGCCTGGGGGGCGCCTCCGGGAGCAGTTCGCGGGCCCTGGGGCCTGGCCGTCAGGAGCGTCTAGCTCGGCGGTCACCCCAATGCCGGGCGGACCCTGGAGACGCGCCCCGGGCGGCACTACTCAGAGCTTCCTCCCAAGGCCCAGGAACGCGGCGCTGTAGGGATGTGCGCGGTGGCCACACCGCTGGCCGGGTTCCCAAAGCGGGCCCCGTTCCcacttcccaccccagccccaaaGACTGGCCCAGTTCCgcgccctgggcccagcccccgCGCTTTGTGTGCGAGCACCGCACCGCCCCGGGCCCAGCTCCGCCTTGGGGCACCTCTCTGTCTGCCCCTCCGTGCCCGACTACATTGCTCCCCCTCCAGCGGGGGACTCAGCCCGGTCCATCGCGGCGGCTTCCAGGGCGGCAGGCTCCGGAGGGACTCCCGAGGCCGG includes:
- the LOC119622690 gene encoding LOW QUALITY PROTEIN: putative uncharacterized protein encoded by LINC00612 (The sequence of the model RefSeq protein was modified relative to this genomic sequence to represent the inferred CDS: inserted 2 bases in 1 codon) → MGGSGAGRRGAFQVLLGPRSASGAGVTLLQVLPVVPGLRGSPGLSLARLTALPGGRLREQFAGPGAWPSGASSSAGCARWPHRWPGSQSGPRSHFPPQPQRLAQFRALGPAPALCVRAPHRPGPSSALGHLSVCPSVPDYIAPPPAGDSARSIAAASRAAGSGGTPEAGSRDCSPPPHAHXAAGGSGDVGPGSGAAEAPGLGAGAPIWQREDGGGGVGCLGVSRHRGREAQRSHSSHCRSRSCSASAARPPALHLA